The Streptomyces sp. V4I8 genome includes the window TACAGCCGCCCCGACAGGAACATGGGCAGCGACTCGGACTCGATCTGCTGCTCCACCATGGCGCGCAGGGCCGCGTCCCCCTCCTCGTCGTACGGCTGTCCCTTCGCGGCGGCCGACTGCCGGGCCACGATCGAGAGCACCCCGGCGAGTTGCTGGGGGCCCATGACGGCCGACTTGGCGCCGGGCCAGGCGAAGAGGAAGCGGGGGTCGTAGGCGCGGCCGCACATGCCGTAGTGGCCGGCGCCGTAGGACGCCCCCATGAGGACGGAGAGATGGGGCACGCGGCTGTTGCTGACCGCGTTGATCATCATCGCGCCGTGCTTGATGATGCCGCCCTGCTCGTACTGGCTGCCGACCATGTAGCCGGTGGTGTTGTGCAGGAAGAGCAGCGGGATGTCGCGCTGGTTGGCGAGCTGGATGAACTGGGCGGCCTTCTGCGACTCCTCGCTGAACAGGACGCCCTGGGCGTTCGCCAGGACGCCGATGGGATAGCCGTGGAGGGCCGCCCAGCCGGTGGTCAGGCTCGTGCCGTACATCGGCTTGAACTCGTCGAAGTCGGAGGCGTCGACGATGCGGGCGATGACCTCGCGGGGGTCGAAGGGGGTGCGCAGATCGCCGGGCACGATCCCGAGCAGTTCGTCCGCGTCGTACTTGGGGGCCTCGGCCGGGCCCGGATCGCCGTACGCCTTGCGGTGGTTGAGGCGGGCGACGACCCGCCGTGCCTGCCGCAGCGCATCCGGTTCGTCGACGGCGAAGTAGTCGGCGAGGCCCGACACGCGCGCGTGCATCTCCGCGCCGCCCAGCGACTCGTCGTCGCTCTCCTCGCCGGTCGCCATCTTCACCAGGGGCGGGCCGCCGAGGAACACCTTGGCGCGCTCCTTGACCATGATCACGTGGTCGGACATGCCGGGCACGTAGGCGCCGCCGGCCGTCGAGTTGCCGAAGACGACCGCGACGGTGGGGATCCCGGCCGCCGACAGCCGTGTCAGGTCCCGGAAGATCGCGCCCCCGGGGATGAAGATCTCCTTCTGGGACGGCAGGTCGGCGCCGCCCGACTCGACGAGGTTGATGACGGGCAGCCGGTTGGCGAGGGCTATGTCGTTCGCGCGCAGGGCCTTCTTCAGCGACCAGGGGTTGCTCGCTCCCCCGCGCACGGTCGGGTCGTTGGCGGTGATCAGGCACTCCACGCCCGCGACGACCCCGATACCGGTGACGAGGGACGCGCCGACCGTGTAGTCGCTGCCCCAGGCGGCCAGCGGCGACAGCTCCAGGAACGGCGTGTCGGGATCGAGGAGCAGCTCGACGCGCTCCCGGGCGGGCAGCTTGCCGCGCTTGCGGTGCCGTTCGACGTACTTCTCCCCGCCGCCCGCGAGGGCCTTGGCGTACTCGGCGTCGAGGTCGGCGAGCTTGGCGAGCATGGCCTCGCGGTTGGCCGTGTGTTCGGGGCTCTTCGGGTCCAGGGAAGAGGCGAGGACGGTCACAGGAGACTCTCCGGGATGTCGATGTGGCGGCTGCGCAGCCATTCGCCGAGGGCCTTGGCCTGCGGGTCGAAGCGGTGCTGGGCGGCGACGCCCTCGCCGAGGATGCCTTCGACGACGAAGTTGAGGGCCCGGAGGTCGGGCAGGAGATGGCGCACCACGGTCAGGTCGGCGGTCTCCGGCAGGAGCTCGCGGAAACGGTCGACCGTCAGGGCGTGCGCGAGCCACCGCCATGCCTCGTCCGTCCGCACCCAGACACCGACGTTGGCGTTCCCTCCCTTGTCCCCGCTGCGGGCGCCGGCGACGCGGCCGAGGGGGGCGCGCTTGGTGGGGCCGGGCGGCAGTGGCTGCGGCTCGGGCACCTCGGGGACTTCGTCGAGTACGACGGTGTCGTGGGCCGGCGGCACAGGCACCCGGCGTCCGTCATGGAGGACGGCCACATGGTCGACGGCACCATGGGGGACGTACACATCCTCGAAGACCCCATAGGGCGCGCCCTTTCCGGGTGGCGCGAGCACATGGAAGCCGGGGTAGCTGGCGAGGGCCAGCTCCACGGCGGCCCCGCTCAGCGCCCGTCCGAC containing:
- a CDS encoding acyl-CoA carboxylase subunit beta; protein product: MTVLASSLDPKSPEHTANREAMLAKLADLDAEYAKALAGGGEKYVERHRKRGKLPARERVELLLDPDTPFLELSPLAAWGSDYTVGASLVTGIGVVAGVECLITANDPTVRGGASNPWSLKKALRANDIALANRLPVINLVESGGADLPSQKEIFIPGGAIFRDLTRLSAAGIPTVAVVFGNSTAGGAYVPGMSDHVIMVKERAKVFLGGPPLVKMATGEESDDESLGGAEMHARVSGLADYFAVDEPDALRQARRVVARLNHRKAYGDPGPAEAPKYDADELLGIVPGDLRTPFDPREVIARIVDASDFDEFKPMYGTSLTTGWAALHGYPIGVLANAQGVLFSEESQKAAQFIQLANQRDIPLLFLHNTTGYMVGSQYEQGGIIKHGAMMINAVSNSRVPHLSVLMGASYGAGHYGMCGRAYDPRFLFAWPGAKSAVMGPQQLAGVLSIVARQSAAAKGQPYDEEGDAALRAMVEQQIESESLPMFLSGRLYDDGVIDPRDTRTVLGMCLSAIHTASYEGARGGFGVFRM